The window CACGCGCCCGGGCCAGCTGCTCCGGGTTGCCGCGGACGCGGCGTTCACGGCCGTGCGGCTGCTTGGTCACGAGACCTGCCTCCTCCAGGACCGCCACATGCTTCTGCACCGCCGCAAACGACATGTCGTAGCGGGCGGCCAGCGACGACACCGATGCGGGCTCTCCCGTGAGCACACGCCGGACGATGTCGCGACGCGTTGCGTCGGCGAGTGCGCGGAACAGTCGATCGAGCTCCGCATCGGAGAGTGCGCGGTGACCTACAACCATATGGTTGTAGATAACGGGAGCCGCCGGCGGACACAAGGGGGGCGAAACGCGACAGGGCGAGGACCGGCGCCGAACCGGCCATCGCCCTGCCCTTATCTGTCGCGGCTGTGGCCGGAAAAGGGCGCCAGGATGTGCCTCAGCGCACGTTAGCGAGCGCGTCCGCCAGTGCGGGCAGCACGATGCCGAGTGAGCCGTCCACCTTGACCTCGGCGACGTCGTCTGCGCGTGTGGGTCCGCGGTTGACGACGGCGATCGGCACACCGTCGCGCATTGCGCGGTCGATAAAGCGCCGGCCGGAGTACACGGCGAGGGAGGAACCGGTCACGAGCAGGACGTCGCCCTGCTCGAACACGCGCCACGCGTCCGCCAGTACGGGTGCCGCCACGTTCTCACCGAAGAATACGACGTCTGGCTTCATGATCCCGCCGCACACGTCGCATGCCGGCACGCGGAAGTCCTCCATCGTTTCCTCGGGCAGCTCCGCGTCGCCATCGGGGCGGATCTCGACCATGTCGGGAAACAGCAGCGGTGGCCAGTCGGCATTGAGCTCGAGCAGGCGCTGCTGGAAGTCGTCGCGTGCCACGGGCGTGCTGCAGGCGATGCAGCGAACGAGTGCGAGCGAGCCGTGCAGCTCGACCATGTTGCGACTGCCGGCGGCCTGGTGCAGCCCGTCGACGTTCTGCGTGATGAGTCCGGTGACGTGGCCTGCCTCCTCCATCCGGGCGAGCGCCTGGTGTCCGCTGTTCGGCAGCGCATCGCGCATGCGCGGCCAGCCGATCGTGCTGCGCGACCAGTAGCGTGCGCGTGCCGAATCGCTGCGCACGAACTCCTGGTACTGCACGGGAGCGCGCCGGCTCGGCGCACCGGCGCCGCGGTAGTCGGGGATACCGGACTCGGTGCTCATGCCGGCGCCGGCGAGGACGACGATGCGGCGGTCGCGGAGGAGAGGAACGAGCGGCTCGACTGCGTCGGCGGAGCGGCCGACGTGCGCTTTGGTGTGATCCATGCCGTCAAGATAGAACATTCGCGAGGCCGGATGCAGGCGCCTCTCGACCCTGCGTGGAGGCGTTCCGCGACACGTTCACATCTCCAGCACCACCTTGCCCCACCCTTCCTCCCGCGCTGCCAGGGCTCGATACGCGTCCACGCCCCTGGCCAGCGGCAGCCGGTGCGTGATCAGGCGTGCGAGCAGGTCGACCTCGCGTCCGGCGAGAACGAGCGCATCAGGGAGCAGCCGTCGCGCCGGGCATCTTCCCGCCACGTAGGCGAGGTTGCGGTCGTACAGCTCACCGGGCGAAAGCGCGAGGCTCGGTTCCGTGTGTACTCCGACAGCGGCGAGCCTGCCGCCCGGCCGCAGCATGTCCGCGGCCGTGCGTGTCGCCTCGGGAGAGCCGACGGCCTCGATGGCGCAGTCCGCACCCGGGCGATCCGTCACCTCGCGCACGCGCGCGACGAAATCATCTTCGCGGATCGACAGCGGCGTTGCACCGAACGCTGCAGCGAGCTGGAGGCGTGAGGTGACCGCGTCCAGCGCGAAGACGTGGCGGGCACCGCGCGCAATCGCGGCCCGCACCGCGAGCACGCCGACAGGACCGCAGCCGAC is drawn from Longimicrobiales bacterium and contains these coding sequences:
- a CDS encoding metalloregulator ArsR/SmtB family transcription factor; its protein translation is MVVGHRALSDAELDRLFRALADATRRDIVRRVLTGEPASVSSLAARYDMSFAAVQKHVAVLEEAGLVTKQPHGRERRVRGNPEQLARARELLAQLEELWRARFSQIDRLFDNPEAQE
- a CDS encoding NAD-dependent protein deacetylase gives rise to the protein MDHTKAHVGRSADAVEPLVPLLRDRRIVVLAGAGMSTESGIPDYRGAGAPSRRAPVQYQEFVRSDSARARYWSRSTIGWPRMRDALPNSGHQALARMEEAGHVTGLITQNVDGLHQAAGSRNMVELHGSLALVRCIACSTPVARDDFQQRLLELNADWPPLLFPDMVEIRPDGDAELPEETMEDFRVPACDVCGGIMKPDVVFFGENVAAPVLADAWRVFEQGDVLLVTGSSLAVYSGRRFIDRAMRDGVPIAVVNRGPTRADDVAEVKVDGSLGIVLPALADALANVR